From the genome of Solanum lycopersicum chromosome 12, SLM_r2.1:
ATCATATTTCGATGAttgaaaaaactttaaattcatcTATTATTCTTAATGACGTGATTTATAACCATACAAATGGTTAAAGATTTGTTGTACACCACATACTTcaaacaatttcatttttttgtgaaatattatatcaaatcaaacagTATCACGTAAATTAAGATAAAACTAGTAAATATGATATAGTGTTAGTTAATAATGTGTAGGGCCTTTTCTTTTTGGCCATGATGTTGACAAGTGACAACCttaagtatcatttttttttgcaaactACTATTCTTGTCCTTATAAATTCTCACTTCTAATTGTATTCTAACTATTTCTTCATCTTGCCAATCACCAAAATAAATCAATACAAAGAGAGGCAAATATGGCCTTAGAACAAATTTTTCAAGACCAAATAGTGGAATTTGATCAACGCGataattcttttgaaaaatgGAAGACAAGCAATCTCGATAAACTTGAAGAAAATTCACCTCAAGGTTTCGAGTGCAACATTTGTCTAGATCTTGTGCATGATCCTGTTGTTACATTATGTGGTCACCTCTATTGTTGGCCTTGTATCTACAAATGGATACATTATAACGCCTTATCATCTGAAAACATCGATAACAAACAGCCAAAATGCCCTGTTTGCAAAGCTGAAGTCTCACAAAAAACATTGATTCCACTCTATGGCCGCGGTCAAGCTACAAAAACATCAACCAAGGCCATGAGTCTTGGTCTAGTCATACCACAAAGACCTCCTAGTCCGAGATGTACGAGTCACGGActaatagataataataatatttctccTTTATCTCATGATGATCATCGAAATCATATAACTTTAGAACATATGCTAAGTCCTGGTGGCACGACAACAGGGGAAATTGTTTATGCACGAATGTTTGGGAACTCATTGAATACTGATTCGTATACATATTCGAGTTCATACAGTCCAAGGTTAAGAAGACAACTATTACAAACGGATCAATCACTTAGCAGAATCTGTTTTTTCCTATGTTGTTGTTTAGTAACATGTCTTCTCTTGTTTTGATCATCTTCTTCGCGTGTTTACACAATGTAATTATATTTAGTAACGCgatatattatatgaatatacGTTTTTGATCAATGTAACATGTGATCACCTGTAATTTATATAGATAACATTATGAATTTTGAGATAGACTCAATCGAAATTGTAAGGATGACTCGAATCTAATCGCAAAGGGACTAAGAAGgactatgatttttttaaaatttttaggaaaatttaaggaaaacagGACTCAATGTACAagtacaacaataataattaaaaaaattaaaagtaattctGATCACTTAACTAAGGTTTTGATTTGCGATATatgatttaataaagtaaaaatttagATAATCAATTTTACAATATCGAAAATAATGTCTAAACTTTCCTCTCTAGAGATATGGAAGGTTCTATTAAGAAGACAAAATCCCACTTAAGAGACCAATACCATTTGACAGCACATCTCAGCCATCACTcttttcgttttaatttatttatttgcgttttaatttatttatttgattctgACTTAATAAAAAGTaagtaaaaaagtaaaataaacttttaaaatatatgattaaaaatacataaaatataaaaaaaataattataatctaAATATTCAAATTGAAACGGAAAGAACAGTTTTCACGTCTAGAGAAAGTAATGAATATTCAAAGATAAAAGCAAAAGGATTGAAAAACAAGACATTCAAAATCAAGGCATCAACATCTCAAAGAGAAATAGGCATAAGCCACCTCTCTTTTTTTCTCACACTCACTGTTCGAAATATGCATTGGAATCTCAATTAAATCCGGATAGCATGATACAAAGCTCATTTGAGAGTGACGTTCTCAATAGAATTTTCTTCATACGAAAAActcagatttgaaatttttaattaaagattgAACAGTTTCACCACTGCGGCTATGCCACCTCTATCTCATATGCCAACTTGTCATTATCTGTTTGGCTAGGTTAACAACAGCAATTGCTGGTGGGTGGTGATTGACATGATGGCTGCCGTCTGTGGAGATTTGAGAATTGCTTATGGTGAGAAACatcttattttaataataaagcatctatttttaatactttaaaattatttgaaagcATGTCACCTATGATAATTGTTGTATAGGTATGAACACCTTAACTTGGTTTTAAACACTCAAACTCGTCTTCATTATATCTCATTACATTCGATGTTTAATATAATGAATGAATTTTAAAGGTGTTCAGatgattaatttgaatatatgttGAAGAGTTTAGCAGGAATAGTGTGAATCGAGTTAAGgtatctatatatacatatataatgatAGAATTGAAATATTTACTTGTAAGCGGAGGccaaatttaaatatcaatataagaAATTATGCCTTTCGAACTAGTGGTATACAAGTTGATGACAATAtgcaattttaatttatctttttttatttgaaaaaacaaattaaaaaaacataatttaatttctaCAATGAAACATGATTAAACGTCCAAGTAAACTTGAAAGGTAAATATCTGATTGTATGAATGATAACTTATGttttatttggtaaaaaataGATATCTTCAACAATTGTCTAAAGATTTCCACTTACTAAAGTTAGTGTAACACTAGTGAAagcattttaaaacatttgttgTCCACTTTGATGAGTTGATATCCACCTAATCCAACATCACTTACACTACATAAAAATGATTGTAATTAGCACTAAATCTTATATGGGTAATAGGTTTACGCTCTATTTTAATCATTGTTActtattgtttcataatgtattgtattgtatgatagatacaatatttgattaaattgtattatttgatactgtttaataatattttaattgtttaatttaactgtatcgtactgtattgtaatttattaattaatagagagtaaagggtaaaatagtattataaaatatagataAGAATATAATCAGCAAAAGAAATTCAATAACAACGGAAACACACCAAATCAGTTGTTCCATAAAATGAGAATTTTCATTATTACATAACAACGAATTTATCAATACAATACATTTCAAGTTATAATCAAAACTAAATAACATTgaactttaatttttcaatatgaTTAACTAAAGCATCAATATAGTATATGCCTCGTTAAGATCATTTTGAACCACACATTATAGGTATACCAATTATTGTAATGTGCaactttcttttcttcaaatatatataaaaaaaaatgacttttgtTCCCTTGATAATGTCATAAAGCATCATATTCTTCTTACCAAAACTAGTGTTTCACCATTCCATGCTCTTTTTACCAATCACAAAAATAATGTCATGTCCCACTATCATTGCATAATGGCCCCAAAAAATCTTCTACCACTTTTGATTCATTATTGAAGTTTGacgaattcaaatattatttttaagtattttagttTGGACGAATATAAAATTGACAAACAtctcatataattaattaatctaagACGTAGAAGTTATTCTGAACATcattattgtaaaaataaaaaaataaagatgcaGCAAGATAAGCCTATTCTTCAAAAGGCAGACTTATTTGAACAAACCCAAGAAAATTCCACCTAGCTACAACCcatcttaagaaaaaaaaaaccaaacatattttatatatttcgattatattgataaaaataatttggtcGGATAGTATGTATGGATAAGTTTTACTTTAAATTAAGTGAATATAAACAGATTGTCATATACAGGCTTACTTCAattgtcaaatatattttaattcaagtgTTCTCAATCAGAAACACTTACTTAAGcttatcaataaaaatatgttgtcTTATTTTTGGAGGCTTGAACAACGTATCTAAATTGAATTGCGTTATCCTattagaaaaagtaaaatttatttttgattgaaGTAGGAAGAAAATAATATCGAAACGACCTTACTAACCTTAAGGagaacttaaaaaataaaacataacatgTCCAAAAGTAAATCAATCCCTTGGATTACTAACAAAAGAAACACCATTCAGACTGATAAGttaattaatacatgaatacaaatttatatatattaataaaccatgtaaaataaaaacaatgtaCATAAATAGTTtctagaaataattaaaatgttacaaatatataaaaactttatagtaaaaaaaataaataaagtaaaaacttttaaaataacaagAGGAACTAATTTTCTTTCCAATAATGACCCTAATAGATTCTTGTTAACCTAAAATACAGCAGCAAAAACAGAGAAATATGAAATCGCAGAAATGGCAGAGATAGTTGAATTGCAGAGAAATTCAGCAAATTGGGTTAAGGTGGTTGACGATATAGTGAGAATAGAGAAGAAAATTTTCCCCAAACATGAATCTTTAGCTCGATCTTTTGATGAAGAACTGAAAAAGAAGAATTCTGGGTTACTCTACACTCAATTTGGTGAAGAAATTGCTGGTTATGTTATGTATTCTTGGCCTTCTTCACTCTCTGCTTGTATCACTAAATTAGCAGGTCTGAACAATAAAAACccttttcattttgtttaattttagggTTTGGTTCGATTTTTCGCTGCAATTGCCAATTAGGATTTGATTCTCTGCTATTTAAGtgtttttattgaaatttgCAGTGAAATTGTTGTTAGATTACTTGTAAAAAACTTATCTTGAGCCAAGTGTCTATTGGAAACAGTAGCccgttaaattatttttgagtcGAGGGTGTATTGAAAACAGTCGCTCTTTAACTTATTTTTGAGTCTGAGGGTGTATTGGAAACAGTCGCTCTAACTTATTTTGAATCGAGGGTCTATTGAAAATGACGAGGTAGAGGTCAGGTCATATATAAAAGAGCttataagtttaataactggcTAAATGGAAACAACATTATAGCTAGTGGAGTTTTCTAGTATGTGTAACTATTGCTAAGCATGTCAATGTTTGTGGTGGGAGAAAGTTTTCGGATACTTTGTTGCGAGAAGCATTATTGTGCTTGGAATTGTAGTTGATACTGGTCTATGAAGTTCGGATCAATGTGACTTACAGTTAGGTCGGGATGATGAACTTTTGCGTGATGAGGTAGAATTTATCGGATTGGATAGGACCAATGTGATTTATGATAGAAGTTATGATCATGCGGAACTCTAATGTGACTCTTTGTTAATGTTTTTTCGTATGAGAAAAGAACAATCAGGAGTGTGAATGTGACTACAAAAAAGTTGGCTTTTATGTATGAATTCGTTTGCTGAACAAGTTTTGTTCTCTATGAATAGAGAGGTCGGAAAAATTGCTTCTGTTGTTTCAACGTTTTTCTCTGTAGCTTGGATTGGATGAAAGTGCAGCATTTCTAAATTAGAGAGCTGTTACGTAGTTTTCCCCTCCGAGCAAGCTGATATGTTACTATTGAGGAAACATTGAACCTTGAAATAGCTAGCAATTGTTTTTAAGGAATTTTGCAGGAGAGTTTAGTTATATCTTTCTCTGATCGTCATCATATTGTATCGCCATAGGGAAAGGCAGAAcgtgaattgattttttattagtatatatCCCCGATAAGTCAGTGAAGCATTGTCCATCATTGCATAGAAGAGAGAACTATCTTTCATGTGatgtttatttttcaaaagaattgCTTTCGTTCTGCTGTTATGAACTTTTTATCGTGATCTTTCTGCCTGTCTCTCTTGTTGTTCACTGGCCTGAATGAATCAACACAAGTCAAAAAACGAGATTCACTTACAATATTCCTTCTGTTTTGGCATTTTTCGTTTTGTTTACTGATGCGTCGTTCTTGTGGAATACATCAGTTAAAGAGAACTACAGGGGACAAGGCCTCGGAGAAAAATTACTGAAGGTAGCAATCGAGAAATGCAGAACAAGAAACGTTCATCGGGTATCGCTTCATGTAGATCCTACAAGAGCTGCAGCCATGCAGCTATACAAGAAACTCAGATTCCAAGTGGATACTCTTGTGGAGGGCTATTACTCTTCAGATAGAAATGCCTATAGAATGTATTTGGATTTTGACATGGAATAATAGCAATAATGATGTAAAGAGAAAATTTTATCTTTCCATGATCCTGCAGCTGtctcatatatatgttttttttaacataaacaTCAACAACGTTAGGGGCTGttcaaaatcgaatcgaaattGATAATCAGAATCGAAAATAAAGTTATTGGTTTACCAGTATTGGATGATTGATTTAGCGATTTTAATAAtggttttgagtttttttttgttatcgggTTATTGATTCTTAATGGTTTGAGGTTTTTTTTTAATGGGTTAACAGATAACCCGATAGTaaattaaacaattatatttataccattttgtatatatagtccttgacttagaatttgatttcctacttttatttttcgttGTCTCAAGTATTTGGTTATTCTACAATATAAAAGTGTTTATTTTTTAGCAAGATGTAACTTGTGAACTTATGTGCATGGTTTATTTAATTTGTCACATTATTTCTaaggtctcatttgttttcattatgATTAGAGCTatcaatatgggctagcccaTTCCATCCGGGCTAACTCATACAGGTTTCAACATTTTACGAGTCAAGCCCAAGCTAGCCCATTTTTGGTGTGGGCAAGAAAACGGCCGGCCCAAtccacaagtacgtgggctacaggCTCGCCGGGCCAgcccacttttttaaaattatattatttttagaattattaaattaaattataaattataatttaaaaatattatcatgaatatcagCAAAACAATATAACATGATGTTAATGCtactattttttaatcaaatccacaattaaaattatttttataatacttattaagttttctttcaagtaaaaatagaaatatataatagaaatattaatctaattgttttgagttttgactctctttaattttaaattttaatattatattatatttttttaattaatttttatcggTCCACGGGCCGGCCCTACTGATATTTCTCAAGCTCTACAAATCAACAGACTTATTCAGACCGGCTAAAAATCTCTTTTCTCAAATGTACTCCAAAAATCGTAGCCCAAACATATTAAATCTCGGGTTAGGCCAGACCGGTCCAACAAGTCTAGtccatattgacggctctaattaagattaagaggtctgaatctgaatacacatctgaatattaagatttgcaTTAAGACCGAGTGTCATaatctgaatacacatctgaatattaaaatGTGGTCTCTAAATTtgaacactaaataattaatgttatttGTTTTAGATATCTAAATGTAGAAGCGAAATTAagcattatattaataaaatattataaaattttcatttcaacaaaatatgtaacttttgattttaaagaaaaagttttaaaagttcTAATAATCATATGATTTGGAgtactattttttcattcaaaaactttcataaacaacaatacaccaaaaaatattattgcaaccAGTGTTCTTGGAACAAAtcaatataagaaaattgttaatataaaaaaagttactTGAAAGGATTAATGAATACTTATCAGTTggaaaaaatggtgtttgattgagaaaaatgagaaagagagttTTTAGTTGTGAGATAAAAAGGCACATTCAAAGCAGAGaagttataatttattatttgataacttatcAAATGATGTCGAATGTTGTTAAGAGTCTCTTACAAATCTGATTCATTCAGAAATCTTAAGACCCATTAAgaggttttttaaaaaataaaacaaatgaacttaaAGGGCTAAATGTGAATTATTTAGATTCAGACTTAAAAACCAAACATACTTAATGGACTGAATCTGAATGATTTAGATTCAGACctccattaagtgcaaacaaatgagacATAAgtgattttcatttatttatttattttgtgtcaaatcttaaTGGTTAAaccaataatgataaaaaatcgATAAACTAATAACCAATAAGTCAACATCTTAATGATTCTATAATGATTTAACATCTCTACAAATCGATAACAATAAGCCAaactgataaattttaaaatcgaACCAAATTGATCGATTCGCAATCCTAAACAACGTACTGGGGAGAAAGGCGTTTATGCAATCTACCCTATCTTGTGAAGATAGAGTTGTTTCCAGTAGACACTCGGCTTAAGTAAAGTATATAAAAAACAAGCATGTAATGTAAATATAGTAGTGAAGATAGAAATTCAGCTTAAGTAaagtatataaaagaaaatataaatatagtaaTGAAGAAGTCATGATGAAAtttgaaaacaataaaaaggagATCGTGTTTTCAATAGACAATCGGcttaagtaaaatatataaaagaacaaGCATGTAAGTATAATAGTGAAGAAGTCACGTTGAGAACATTTCAATAAAGAGGAGAAACACGTTGTCGTCGACAAATCAAAAATAgcaataaatattatatgttgcTGCCCAGGATCGAACTGGGGACCTTTAGTGTGTAAGACTAACGTGATAACCACTACACCACAGCAACTTGTTATCCATTTAAATGCatagttaaattatatttattgttctCCTTAaacctttttaaatatttattttggttttggttggttcaattttatattggaaaataaAATGTAAGAGATATTTAATGTACCTTTTAAatttggagtttttttttttcttgaatcatCTTTCAGCTATATATATATGGTCACATAGGACCATTGCATCCACAAAGATCAATAATTTCACTAGTTGAACAAATCGGATATCATTTTATTatcgttattttttttttcaattattacttttaataaagggttagtatatatattttttcttctcaaacatcaattatgaaattatattaaatatattattcttattgtgttttaaataataaatttgaccaaatagaCGTCATATGTATCATGATAAATCCAAACAGTAAAACTTgaatttgataattattttattttattattttattttcggATAGTTGAATGTATATACAAGATTGCCCTAAGCTAACCTCAATTTGTTTGTCCTACTAAGTAAAAAGTAACGAAAAAGATGGTTTACAATGAAAatctaattgataaaaaaaaaaaaattatttaccgTGTATTCGATATCATTAATCAACCATATTACACCTTTATAATCTGGAATCTTTTGGTAAAgtgtgttaaaaaaaataacgtaTGAATTAGATATATCTACTAGTAATATCGGAGAAGGGGAATTGAGGGGGATACATAGATCAACAACACTCTTTTAGAAAatctttataaatttttcacaGCCCTTAAGAGTTGGATCTTTATGTCCTCATTTCCTTTCTCAAAATGGCAAGACTTACAGTATTTCTGTATATttaagtttaaatatttaaaaatattataggtTCTTGCTATTTTGAGAAGGGGACGAAGATAAAAGAGGcaaattaaacaattttttttagatataaactttatgtataatatcttgtctttttttatttttatcatgatGAATTCATATAGAGAGAGCAATGAAAATTTATAGTGATAGGAGAAAATGTGAAGATCTAGAGGACATTAATTACAATTAATctattctaaatattttttttattaaatatgagATATTTTGCTAATAATTTGACCGTGAGACGATGgataaaaagaatttatttcggtggaaataaataaatggagACATGACTAGAATAAACATATTATATGTACACATACATAAAGCAATTAAATATGtagttataataaaatatttagtgtaATTTCACAATTAAAGTTACGAGATAGGTTATATATAAGTACTTTATTTCTATCTCATAAAGATGAAAATGATGTTGTCAATCATTGAGGAGGAGGATGTAATGATGTGAATCATTACTTAAATAGAATTTTGGACTATGAAGTAACTATTTTCGATTTGTGTTATCAAAATCACAAATTACTGATTCTAATAAATTGTTCAGAATtatgaagtaactgaaatttatAAAACCAATAAGagagatgaacaaaaatttaattcacaCACTAAAATCTGTAAGAACGtaccaaaatttgaaaaaaatcttttaaatcgatagaagatcaagtccactgaacacacagtgtccccttaagaagattattcccctctaatattcgaggtttgatttggaatataacctcccagggtgaaatgatcttaatcagcaGAGTGtaaataccaaaaactctactgtcagcgaatcaatccacagcaggaaagtagacgaagaaaaatgtgtgcagaacaaaaaaagaagatcaGAAAAAATCGTTGGAAATTTTCTGAAAAATGAGtcgtatttataggcaagaagaatatgttctgaaaggttgcaaccctttcagaattcacacaatcattaatgaaagtttgcaacctttcagatggtactgactgttcctgaaagttgcaacctttcagaacagttaTGGcggaaaattcaaataaaatggaaaagttaaaataaaatgggCCGCGCGCGGAttcgagtcgggtcgggttagtcaactaaaaagttgaaatatttcggttaattttcaacttctgttatcaactaattaattgaaaatatttttttggccatttaattaattaattaataaataattaaaacaaactttgtacaaaaaataatctcttgaTCGATTGCCGAAGCCGAGAGATGACGGCAcgatgagggacaaatgccttttcattaaagcataagaggacttttcaaattcctctcctttcCTCTATTTTCCATCAATTCTTTTGCTACATACTCAACAGTAATTTGATAGAAAATTGAAACAACATCTTTTTGCATGAAATGGTTATTGAACGTGTAACGTTGTGAGTTTCAAGCCTTGACAAGTTATTTACGCGGGCTAGTAaaattgcataaaaaaaatttcaatcattaTATGTTTGATAACATTAATGATTGTGTTGAACagaaatataagtatatatatagcTGAAACTGATAGAGCATTACTATAGTATGTTAAAGTTCCCTTTGGACTAATGATTTTTGAAACTACAGTCTACACCATTAAGGCCACCaaaaaatcaattctttttttGGAAACTATTTCGAATTGAAGTTAAGGTGCACGCCATGTTTGCAGTTAAGATATAAATTTCTGGaatttcaatatatttgaaGTTAATTCTTGACcagtcaaattttaaatttgtgtatTTACTTTATCACCACCAAGTTATTTGCAAGAGTAAGTGCAAAGAGATCATTTGAACCCTTTTGACAAAAAATCGCACTATATATACTgagtcaaaattattttatatttatatatcttttagTGAAATCCATATatagttattgaattttttttctctgaTTCTACTGAAAGTGAAAAAAGTAAGGATAGAGATGCCcaaacacaataaaaatatgtattttttctgCGATCCCCATTTCTTGACGATGATTTCATAGCTTAAATATTATTAGGTAATTTgacaagaatattttattagaGTTAATGTTCAtttttgaaagaagaaaaaactaaacTTATAGGCTCAAAAATGAATATACGAAAGGGAAAATgatctgatatacccctcaactttgttatTTGGAGTTGATATGTCTCTCGTTATGAAAGTAGCTCATATATACTCTTACTATTGTAAAAACGGCTCACATAAGAGTATAATCCAATCCTAATTACTTATTTGAATCGGTTTGGATTTCAATTTCTTGAAATCCAAAAAATCTAAATTGAATTTATCACCGCTAGTGCCTAGTAATATGAACGGCCTAAATGTTCATCCTTAGCTGAAcacatgataaaatattttcaattaacatttctaattcatttatatttcgtaaaaacttttatattatattatacaaatatccATTAcgttaattacaaaaaattatatcctATTGATCTTTTAATTATACATATTAACTTCAATTGAAATGCAAATAACATATAAGTTAAAAACATCCACATCATGCCAAAAGAGGAGTGTtgaaattggaaagaaaaagaaaagaaagagcaAAATTTTAGATCACAATGCATATAAAAAGGCAAAGTACATTAAAGTATTACGCAAAAGTATAGCTTTGataataatggaaaaaaagtgaatgagaatattattacaaaatcAATATACTACTCCATTCATTTAATTGGTTTACTTTACTatgtaaaagtaaatattttactttcactcatttaatcaaaatgtaagagatatgtattttattattttcattaagtattattatttatttcctaATAAATGAGATGACTTATGATAATTAATAgttatataataatagtaaatatatattatttcatttattactttttttcatttttatttatatgacattatttgaattgataaaatttaagaaagaagctttaaaatttttgaagtttatgatttaaaatatttctagaCCCAAACTTAAGTTATAGTTGTTAGTTGATGTCAGTTAAGAATtgtgtttatgtattatatctTTTTACATCACGTTTACGGTAAAGAAATAAACATGTATAGACTCAGAGGTGATAATAGCTTCAAAGAAACTTCCATTGAGTAGACTTACTTGA
Proteins encoded in this window:
- the LOC101253976 gene encoding E3 ubiquitin-protein ligase RMA1H1-like, with amino-acid sequence MALEQIFQDQIVEFDQRDNSFEKWKTSNLDKLEENSPQGFECNICLDLVHDPVVTLCGHLYCWPCIYKWIHYNALSSENIDNKQPKCPVCKAEVSQKTLIPLYGRGQATKTSTKAMSLGLVIPQRPPSPRCTSHGLIDNNNISPLSHDDHRNHITLEHMLSPGGTTTGEIVYARMFGNSLNTDSYTYSSSYSPRLRRQLLQTDQSLSRICFFLCCCLVTCLLLF
- the LOC101254277 gene encoding uncharacterized protein, whose protein sequence is MAEIVELQRNSANWVKVVDDIVRIEKKIFPKHESLARSFDEELKKKNSGLLYTQFGEEIAGYVMYSWPSSLSACITKLAVKENYRGQGLGEKLLKVAIEKCRTRNVHRVSLHVDPTRAAAMQLYKKLRFQVDTLVEGYYSSDRNAYRMYLDFDME